The DNA sequence CCCGAATTCATTGATTATAGTAAAAAATTACAACTTGTTTTAAAGGAATATTCTCCATCTGAATTAGAAAATTTATTGAATATTTCATCAAAATTGTCCGAAGAAAATTGGGAAAGAATTCATAAATGGACTCCCAATCCTGTAAAAAAGGAGTGCGTACAGGCTATTTTTGCATTTAAAGGAGAAGTTTACAGAGGGCTAGATGCCGAATCCTTATCTAAATCCGCCTTAGATTATTTACAAAAAAATTTATTAATTCTTTCAGGCCTTTACGGTTTGCTTCATCCTTCAGATGATATTATGTTATATCGATTAGAAATGGGTAAAAAACTTAAAACCGAACGAGCCAACGATTTATATGGGTTTTGGAAAGATATATTGACTACTTATTTGAATAATTTACTTGAAAATGATGAACCTATACTAAACCTTGCGAGTAAAGAATATTTTAAAGTAATTGACTTAAAAAAGTTGAAAGGTCAAGTTATGGATATTGAATTTAAAGATTATAAAAATGGATCTTTAAAAAGCATTATGATGTATTTTAAAAATGCCCGTGGAAAGATGACTCGTTGGTGCGCTGAAAACTCTATAACCCATTGGGAGGATATCAAGACGTATAATGAGGACGGATATGAATATTCAGATCAATTATCTACAGAAAAAAGTTTAGTATTTGTTAGGTAATTAAAGTAAATTTTTTTAAGATAAAAGCTTACGTGCTCTCATCAAGCTTACTTTTAC is a window from the Apibacter sp. B3706 genome containing:
- the yaaA gene encoding peroxide stress protein YaaA, which gives rise to MKILLSPAKIMSLETNSSWNQHTQPEFIDYSKKLQLVLKEYSPSELENLLNISSKLSEENWERIHKWTPNPVKKECVQAIFAFKGEVYRGLDAESLSKSALDYLQKNLLILSGLYGLLHPSDDIMLYRLEMGKKLKTERANDLYGFWKDILTTYLNNLLENDEPILNLASKEYFKVIDLKKLKGQVMDIEFKDYKNGSLKSIMMYFKNARGKMTRWCAENSITHWEDIKTYNEDGYEYSDQLSTEKSLVFVR